DNA sequence from the Schlegelella aquatica genome:
TCTTCGAGCGACTTCTGCAGCATCTTGCCGGCCACCTCGTCGAGTTGTCGCTCCATCAACCAAGGGGCGATGTGCACGACCGTCACCTGCATGCCACGGCGCATCAACCCGTTGGCCGCCTCCAGCCCCAGCAGGCCCCCGCCGACCACGACCGCGTGCTTGTAGCGCTGCGCCGCCTCGATCATGGTGTTCGTGTCCGCGATGTCGCGGTAGGCGACGACGCCCTCCAGGTCCTTGCCCGGCACAGGCGGAATGAAGGGGGTGGAGCCCGTGGCGATCAGCAGCCGGTCGTAGGCGGCCGTGGTGCCGTCCTCGGCCGTCACGATGCGGCGCCGACGATCCACGTCGACGACCTTCTTGCCCAGGTGCAACGAGATGCCGTTCTCGCGATACCACTCGAGGGGGTTGAGGATGATCTCGTCCAGCCTCTGCTCGCCGGCCAGCACGGGGGAGAGCAGGATGCGGTTGTAGTTGGGGTGCGGCTCGGCGCCGAAGATCGTGATGTCGTAGAGGTCCGGGGCGAGCTTGAGCAACTCCTCGACGGTGCGCACACCCGCCATGCCGTTGCCGATCATCACCAGTTTCATCTTTCTCATGGATGGTCCTTCTTCGGTGGCTCAGCGCCAGGCGCCCGGTTGGGACGCGAGGGGCCGGGTCTTCGGGACGGCATTCACCACGCCGACCGGTGCGCCCGCCGCAGTCACGGCGGGCCCGTGAGGCACGGGGGCATGCACCGGCGTCGCAGGGCCGGGGCGGGAGGCGGCGGGCAGCGGAGTGCGCGCTTTGCCACCCTGATCGATCCAGCTTGCCGTCCAGCGCTTCTGCGCACGCCAGAGCACGAGCAGCATCGTCACCGTGGCCAGCGCGAACGCCGCAAACCCCCACAGATAGGAGCCCCCGTACTGCTTGGAGAGGCCCATCGCATTGGGAACGAAGCCGCCTCCCAGTGCACCGATCTCCCCGATCATCGAGCCCGCCACCGCCGTGGTCGTCGGCCACCGCAGCGGCACGAGCTGGAACACCGCTCCGTTGCCGGCGCCCAGGGCCGCAAAGCACGCCATGAAGAGGCCGGTGGCCAACCACACCGAGTCGCCCGCCCAGCCGCACAGCAGGAGGGAGACGGCCACGCCGATCAGCACGGCCGACAGCGTGCGCACGCCTCCCACGCGGTCCGAGAGGTGGCCGCCCAGCACACGCACCACCGAGCCCATCAGCGTGGCCAGCATCGTCAGCTGCCCGGCCTCGACCTTGCTCACGCCGAACTGGTCGTGGAAGTAGGTCGGCAGGAAGCTCGCCAGCCCTATGAAGCCGCCGAAAGTCACCGCATAGATCAAGCTGAAGATCCAGCCGTCCTTCTCCAGCAGACAGGCCAGGTGCTGCCGCAGCGTCTGGTGTTCCCGATCGGGCGGCTCCTTGGCGCACTGCCACATCACCGACATCGGCACCAGCATCGTGAGGGCCGCGATGCCGTAGACGGTCTGCCAGCCATACAGCGTCGCCAACGGAGGGGCGAACAACACGGCGAGCACCGTCCCCGAGTTGCCCGCTCCGGCCAGCCCCATCGCCAGGCCCTTGTAGCGGGGCGGATACCAGCCCGATCCGAGCGAGAGCGCCACGCCGAAGCTCGCGCCCGCGATGCCGAGCAACACCCCCATGGCCAGTACGCTGTCGTAGCTGTCCACGAAGAAGTAGCCGTAGGTGAGGGCCGCGACGATCAGCCCCATCTCGACCATGGCCGCGTTCTTGCGGCCGATGTACTGCGCCAGCACGCCGAGCGGGAAGCGCATCAAGGCGCCGGCGAGGATCGGTACCGAGACCATGAAGCCCTTCTGCGCCGCGCTGAGCCCGAAGCTCTCGCCGATGAAGGGTCCCATCGCGCCATTGAGCACCCACACCGCGAAGCAGAAGTCGAAATAGAGGAACGACGCGAACAAGGTGGGCCAGTGACCCGAGGAGAGGAAGTTCGTAGGACGTGCCATGGGAGTGTCGCCCGCCGCGCAGTCCCGGTCGCTGTGGAGGCGACGTGGGCCGACGCTGGCGTGTAGGCCAGTCCGACTCGAGATGCGCACCGCACTGTGCGCATGGCCTGGCGGTACGGGGACCAGACCGGGCGCTGCGCTGCGCCCATGCGGGCCCTTCAATGCAACACCTGTGCCAGCAGCTGCACGAGGGTTGGTGCGATCCGTGCTTTCTGCGACGGCATGATGGCGAGCAAAGTGATCGTGGCAGGGCCGGATCTGCGGGCACTCGAGGCCCTGACCCGAGACATGCAGGACGTGGGCATTCACGTCCTTGGTGCAGACGATGGATGCAACCTGGTGCGCGAGTGCATCAGGCTGGCGCCCGAGGCCCTGGTGTGGTGGGAGGACTGGCTCACCGTGCGCAGCCTCGACCACTTGCGCTTGCTCGCGCAGACCCACCCGCTGCCCACCCTGGTCTACACGCTCGAAGATGACGTGCGCCGATTGGAGGCCGCCGTGGAGGCGGGCGTGCAGGGGTATGTGGTCAACGGCTATGCGAGCGCGCGCCTGCGCAGCGACCTCGCCGCCGCCTGCGCGCGCTTCCGCAGGGAGCATGCGCTGCTGCGCGCGCTCGAGGAGCTGTCGCACAAGCACGAGGAGCGCAAGCTCATCGACCGCGCCAAAGGCGTGTTGATGCGCGCCACGCAGATGTCGGAGGAGGAGGCGTTCCGCTGGTTGCGCACCGCTTCCATGAGGCAGCACCGGCGTGTCGGCCAGGTCTCGCGGGTGCTGGTCGAAGCCGCCGCCCGCGCGCACGCCATCAACCGGGCAGGGCTGCTGCGGATGCTCTCTCAACGGTACGTGCTGGTGAGCGCCGCCGGGTGCGCCGGCGCATGTGTGGTCGCGCAAGGCGCCCTGCAAACGGTGACCGACACCGTCGCGCAGGTGCTGTCGGAGCTGCAGCGCTCCGAGGTGGTCCACCCGTACGGGGACCTCGTCGGAGCCGCGGCCGAGCAGTGGGCCCGGGTCGTCGCGGTGCAAGGACAGGGGGCGGACCATTGGTCCGAGCTTGACGAGGCGGCCGAGCGGCTGCTGGAGGCCGCCGAGCGCTTGACCGGCTGCCTGGAGGCTGCCTGGCCGGAAGGGCGTTTGAACGTCGTCAACCTGTGCGCGCGGCAACGCATGCTGGCGCAGCGCTATGGCAAGCACATGGCGCTGGCCGCGCTCGGCCACACCGATGCGGTCGCCGCCGCTGCTGCCGCCGCCCCCACGCGGGCGCAGTTCGAAGCGGCTCTCGAGGCGCTGCGGCACACGCCCCTGACCTCTGAGCGCGTGCGCGAGCTGCTGGCCCAGGCGGCCCGGACCTGGCGAGTGCTGCTCGCCGCCTGCCACGGCAGCCCTCCAGCCTGGGACGGCCTGATGGGCGCCGCCGACGAGCTGGTGTGCGTGTTCGATGCGCTGACGCAACAGTACGAACAGGAGGTGCACCGGCTCATCGGCTGAAGGACGGGCGGCCGCTTCCCGTCCCTCGCGCATCCCGCACTCGGGGGGCGTGCATCAAATGGGGGGGCGCGTGGTGAACGCGTTCCAGCCCCATGAAAGGCAGTTCGCGCCACAATCGCGGGGTGCGCCCCCGCGACGGGCGCCCCTCGAACCGATGAGCCCTTCCTCCTCCGACCCACAAGCTGCCGACCCGATGGAGCCCTTGCGACCTGGCCTCACCGTCGACGAGGCGGCGGCCTGTCTGCGTCCTGTGCTGGACCACTTCGGCGAGGGCTTCGTCGTCAAGGATGCCGAGGGCCGCTACCTGTATGCCAATGCCGCGGCCGCCCGCATGCTCGGGCGGTCGGTGCAAGAGGTCGTCGGGCGGTGCGACGAGGAATTGCTCGATGCCGCGACGGCGGCGTCGCTGCGCGCCGGCGACCAGGCCGCGCGCTTGCAGTCACGCCCTCTGTACCGAGACGAACGCCTGCCCGGTGGCGACGAGGGCGTGATCGAGCTGCAGACGCTCAGGTACTGCGCGCCCGGCGCCGCCGACCCCGCCGCGGCACCCGTGTGTGCGCTGTGGACGGACGTCACCCAGGTGCGGCGCCTGCAGGCCCAGTTGCGCCACGCCCTCGAGCAGCTCGAGCTCCAGCAGCGTCAGAACGAGGAGCTGCGGCAGGAACTGCAGGACCAGCCGGTGCGCGATCCCGTCAGCGGTGTGTACAACCGGCACCACTTCGAGGAGCAGCTGCGCCGCGAGATCGACCTGTCGCTGCGCGAGAACCGCGAGTTCGCGCTGGTGGCCATCCGCATCGACCGCTACGGTGAGCTCATCGCGCGGCTCGGCGCTGCGGCGGGCGAGCGCGTGCTGCAGGCCCTGGGTCGCTTGCTGCGCGGCAACACCCGGGTGATGGACGCGCCCTGTCGCCTGGGCGAGGAGCGCTTTGCCGTGCTCCTGTCCGGGGTGGGGCTGGCCACGGCCCACGCCCGCATGGAAAGCGTGCGCCGCCAGTGCGAGGCGCAGATGGTGCTGCTGGAGGGCAGCGAACTGCGCTTCACCGTCTCGATGGGCGTGGCGAGCTTTCCCCATACCGCGCAGGACCGCCAGGCTTTGCTCGCAGCGGCCGAGGCGGCGTTGGCACGCGCGGGCGAGCGCGGGGGCAACTGCACCCTGCCTGCGCCGATCGCGCTCGATCCGCGCTGATCAGGCCAACGCCTTGTAGAGCATGTAGGCTGCCAGCCCGTAGAGCAGCAGCGCGAACACGCGCTTGAGTTGCCGCACGTTCATCGCATGCGCGACGCGGGCGCCGAAGGGGGCGGTGAGCACGCTGGCGCTCGCGATCACCGCCAGCGCCGGCAGGTAGAGGTAGCCGAGCGCGCCCGGCAGCGGAGCCGGCACCGACCAACCCCCCACCACGTAGCCCACCGTATTGGCCAGGGCGATCGGGAAGCCCAGCGCGGCGCTCGTCGCCACCGCGTTGTGCATTGCCACGTTGCACCAGGTCATGAACGGCACCGACACGAACCCGCCGCCGGCGCCGACCAGCCCGGAGACGAAGCCGATGCCGCCGCCCGCAACCCATTGCCCCGCCATGCCGGGCATCTGGCGCGCAGGGGCGGGCTTCTTGTCCAGCAGCATCTGCGTGGCCGAAAAGCCGACGAAGGCCGCGAAGACGAGCGCCAGCCACTGGCCCTTGAGCACCGCGAAGACACCGGCGCCGGCGAGCAGGCCGCCGATGACGATGCCCGGCGCCAGGCCGCGCACGATGTCCCATCGCACCGCCCCGCGCTTGTGATGGGCACGCACGCTGGAGAGCGAGGTGAACAAGATGGTGGCCATCGAGGTGGCAATCGCCATCTTCACCGCCAGCCCGTCCGGCACCCCTCGGTGCGAGAGGATGAACGTCATGAACGGCACGAGCAGCATGCCGCCCCCGATACCGAGCAGCCCCGCCAGGAACCCCGTGCAGGAGCCGAGCAGGAGCAGTTCCGCGATGAGTTGAAACTCCATGGTCAAGCGATCGATTCAAGGGCCGTGAGCACCCGCCGCCACTGGTCGGGCGTCACGGGCGTGATCGAAAGCCGGTTGGCCGGCTTGAGGACGAGCAGATCCGCGAGTTCGGGCCGCTCGCGCATGTCCTTGAGGCAGAGCAGCCGGGTCTTGCGCACCAGGCGCACATCGACGAGCCACCAGCGCGGCGCCTCAGGCGATGCCTTCGGATCGTGGTAGCGGCTGGCGGGATCGAACTGGGTCGGATCGGGATAGGGCGCGGACGCGACCTCCGCGAGACCGGCAATGCCGGGCTGCGCGCACGAGGAGTGATAGAACAACACGCCGTCGCCCACGCGCATCGCATCGCGCATGAAGTTGCGGGCCTGGTAGTTGCGCACCCCGGTCCAGGGCACCGTCTGGTTCGGCAGGCGCGCCAAGTCATCGATCGAGCACTCGTCGGGCTCGCTTTTCATCAACCAGTAGGAGGGCATAGAGAAGGCGTTGCGCGACACACGGCGGCGGGCGCCGGGCGCAGAAGCCATCGTGAAGGCAAAGGTGTCCGCCACGGACCGGGAGCCGCATTCCTGAACCCAGGGGATTCAGGTGGGCGAGGTCAGTCCGGCTTCGGGTTCATCTGACGCGAGACGATCGCACCAGCCGGACGATCTTCCAAGCCCTAGCTCCAAGAGCATCGGTTCAAGGAAATATAAAACTCCCGCGAACGCGACGGACGACCCCATTCTACGGCCCCTGTGCTGCTTCAAATGAGTTGCCCGTCCTGTCCTAGGGCTTCGTCGAGCCGCCGGATCAAGCCGTGCAGATCTGTGCTTGACCCTGGGGCGCTGCCACGGTCGTCTTGCAGCACGGCAGCGTTCACCGCGGGCGCCAGCGGCTGCTTCTCGGCCAGCTCATAGGCGATGTTGAGCGCCGCGAGCACGGCGATGCGCTCGCGCGCCTTGACCTTGCCCGCATCGCGGATGGCGCACATCTCGCGGTCCACGACGTTCACCGCTTCGAGCAGCGCGGCTTCGCCGCCTTCGGGGCAGGCCAGGATGTAGCTCTGGCCCATGATCGTCACCTCGATCTGCTTCACGCGCCGCCTCCTTCTCGCGGCGTCCCGGCGCTGCTGTCGGCCGTTTCACCGCCCGGTGCCGCAAGGGTCAGGGTTTCCGGCAGGCGGTCGATCAGCGCATCGATGCGCGCGCGTGCGGCGCTCAGCCGCGAGCGCAAGCTGTCGCGCTCGGCGGTCACGCTCGCCAGCTGCTGCTCGAGCAGCTCATTGGTGCGTTGCAGTTCCTCGTAGCGCAACAGCAATCGCTCCACACGCTCGACGAGTCGATCGATGTCTGACATGGGCCGGGCCGTCCTTTGGTGTCGCCTTCGCACGCCCCAAGCGGGCGCACGTCGCGTCGCGAGGCATTGTAGAACGCGCCCTTACAAATCGGCCTCGACAGGGCAGGGGTGCCAGGGTCCGGTGTGACCGATTCCCTTGCGTTGGGCGGCCCGACATGCTCTACGCGCAGACTTCAGCCCCCAGGAGGAGCCGTCTTCGGCTCGAAGTCGCAGTACTTCGCCACCTGGCACTTCCAGCACAGGGGCTTGCGTGCCACGCACACGTAGCGCCCGTGCAGGATCAGCCAGTGGTGGGCGTCGGGGAGGTAGTGCGCCGGCACGCGCCGCAACAGCTCGAGCTCGACCTCGAGCGGGTTCTTGCCCGGTGCGAGACCGGTGCGGTTGCTCACGCGGAAGATGTGCGTGTCCACTGCCATCGTGGGCTCGCCGAATGCCACATTGAGCACGACGTTGGCCGTCTTGCGGCCCACGCCCGGCAGCGCCTCCAGCTCCTCGCGAGTGCGCGGCACTTCTGCGCCATGACGCTCGAGGAGGATGCGGCAGGTGTCGAGCAGGTGCTTGGCCTTGTTGCGGTACAGCCCGATCGTCTTGATGTGCTCGCACAGCCCTTCGTAACCGAGCGCCAGGATCTTCGCCGGGGTGTTGGCCACGGGGAACAGCCGCCGCGTGGCCTTGTTGACGCCCGCGTCGGTCGCCTGCGCCGAAAGCAGCACCGCGGTCAGCAGCTCGAAAACGCTGCTGTACTCCAGTTCGCTGGCCGGCTGGGGGTTGGCCGCCTTCAAGGTCGCGAAGAAGGGTTCGATGTCCTCGGTCTTCATGGGCATGGATTGTCACTTGACGCGCGGTGTGCCCAGGTTCAGGATGGATCTTTCACCCGTCGTCGAGGAGGCCTGCCATGTTGAGCGAAGCACCTGTCACGACGATGCTGCCGGTGCGTAACCTGCAGCGCGCCCGAGAGTTCTACGAACACTGCCTGGGTCTGGGGCCCGGCGAGCTGCGGCCCGACGGCAAGGTCGTCTACCGCTGCGGCGGCGCCCGTCTCGCGCTTTTTCCGAAGGAGGAGGGCACCAAGGCGGAGCACACGGCGGTGAGCTTCGAGGTGTCCGACATCGCGGCGTCGGTCCGCGAGCTGGAAGCGCACGGCGTGCGGTTCGAGGACTACGACCTGCCGGGACTGAAGACCTCGGACCACGTCTGCGTGCTCGGCGCCGAGAAGGCGGCGTGGTTCAAGGACACCGAGGGCAACTACCTCTGCCTGCACGAGGACCTGTCCTGACCAGGCGTGTCAGCCGGCTCTGCGGGCGCGGGCGCGTGCCATTGCGGCCTCGATGATGCTGCGCTTGCGCTGCAGCGTCTGCGGATCGGTGATCGTCGATGCGGCGGCGAGGTCCGCCAGCTTGGCATCGGCCTTGGCCGCCAGGCGTTCCTCGTGCTCGCGACGGTCGCGCTCCACCCGCAGACGGTGAAAGTCGTAGCGTTCGCGCGCCTGCGCCGCCTGCTCGGGGCTCCACGCCTGCCATCCGGTGCGCCCCGGCGTCTCCACGCGCAGGGTGATGCAGTCCACCGGACAGACGGGAATGCACAACTCGCAGCCCGTGCACCACTGTTCCACGACGGTGTGCATGCGCTTATGCGTGCCCACGATGCAGTCCACCGGGCAGGCCTTGATGCACAACGTGCAGCCGATGCACCACGCCTCGTCGATGACCGCGACGGCGCGCGGCCCTTCCGCCCCGCATGCCGGGTCGAGCGGGCGCGCGGCGAGCCCCGTGAGGCGCGCGAGGCGTTCGATCCCCTCGGCCCCGCCGGGGGGGCAGCGGTTGATGTCCGCCTCGCCGGCGGCGATCGCTTCGGCGTAGCTGCGGCAGTCGGGGTAGCCGCACCGGGTGCACTGGGTCTGGGGGAGGAGGGCGTCGATCTCCTCGACGCGGAGCGTATTCATGGCTGCCAAGAAGAAGAGCGCCCACAGGCGCTCCGTGATTGTCGCTCAGGGGCGGCTCACTTCTCGTGGCGGGCGATGAACTCGCGCACCACCGGGTAGACCTTCTCGCGCCAGCGGCGCCCCGAGAAGATGCCGTAGTGCCCCGCGCCTTCCACGGTGTAGTGCGGCTGCTCCTTCTTCGGAATGCCGGTGCACAGATCGTGGGCGGCGCGCGTCTGCCCGGCGCCGGAGATGTCGTCGAGCTCGCCCTCGATCGTCAGCAGGGCGGTCGTCTTGATGTCCTGAGGCCGTACCAGTTCGCCCCGCACCCGCCACGTGCCGTTGACCAGCGCGAAGTCCTGGAAGACGGTCTTGATGGTGTCCAGGTAGTACTCGGCCGGCATGTCCAGCACGGCGTTGTACTCGTCGTAGAAGCGCCGATGAGCTTCCACACTGTCTTCGTCCCCGCGCACCAGGTCGAGGAAGTAGTCGTAGTGAGAAGACAGGTGGCGGTCCGGGTTCATCGCAACGAAACCGGTGTACTGCAGGAAGCCGGGGTACACGCGCCGGCCCGCACCGGGGTAGTTGGGCGGCACCCGGTAGATCAGGTTGCTCTCGAACCACTCGTAGCTGCGGGTCATCGCCAGGTTGTTGACCGCGGTCGGGCTCTTGCGAGCGTCGATCGGCCCGCCCATCATGGTCATCGTGCGCGGGGTCTGCTCGCCGCGGGAGGCCATGAGGGAGATGGCGGCCAGCACCGGCACGGTGGGCTGACACACGGACATCACGTGCACGTGCGGCCCGATGTGGCGGATGAACTCCTGCACGTACTCGACGTAGTCGTCGAGGTGGAAGGGGCCTTCCGAAACCGGCACCATCCGGGCATCCACCCAATCGGTGATGTAGACCTTGTGGCCCGTGAGCAGCATGCCCACCGTGTCGCGCAGCAAGGTGGCGTGGTGACCCGACAGGGGCGCGACCACGAGCACCGTGGGCTGCCGCTTCATCTT
Encoded proteins:
- a CDS encoding cell division protein ZapB, coding for MSDIDRLVERVERLLLRYEELQRTNELLEQQLASVTAERDSLRSRLSAARARIDALIDRLPETLTLAAPGGETADSSAGTPREGGGA
- a CDS encoding EVE domain-containing protein, whose translation is MPSYWLMKSEPDECSIDDLARLPNQTVPWTGVRNYQARNFMRDAMRVGDGVLFYHSSCAQPGIAGLAEVASAPYPDPTQFDPASRYHDPKASPEAPRWWLVDVRLVRKTRLLCLKDMRERPELADLLVLKPANRLSITPVTPDQWRRVLTALESIA
- a CDS encoding sulfite exporter TauE/SafE family protein, whose amino-acid sequence is MEFQLIAELLLLGSCTGFLAGLLGIGGGMLLVPFMTFILSHRGVPDGLAVKMAIATSMATILFTSLSSVRAHHKRGAVRWDIVRGLAPGIVIGGLLAGAGVFAVLKGQWLALVFAAFVGFSATQMLLDKKPAPARQMPGMAGQWVAGGGIGFVSGLVGAGGGFVSVPFMTWCNVAMHNAVATSAALGFPIALANTVGYVVGGWSVPAPLPGALGYLYLPALAVIASASVLTAPFGARVAHAMNVRQLKRVFALLLYGLAAYMLYKALA
- a CDS encoding sensor domain-containing diguanylate cyclase, with translation MSPSSSDPQAADPMEPLRPGLTVDEAAACLRPVLDHFGEGFVVKDAEGRYLYANAAAARMLGRSVQEVVGRCDEELLDAATAASLRAGDQAARLQSRPLYRDERLPGGDEGVIELQTLRYCAPGAADPAAAPVCALWTDVTQVRRLQAQLRHALEQLELQQRQNEELRQELQDQPVRDPVSGVYNRHHFEEQLRREIDLSLRENREFALVAIRIDRYGELIARLGAAAGERVLQALGRLLRGNTRVMDAPCRLGEERFAVLLSGVGLATAHARMESVRRQCEAQMVLLEGSELRFTVSMGVASFPHTAQDRQALLAAAEAALARAGERGGNCTLPAPIALDPR
- a CDS encoding VOC family protein, translated to MLSEAPVTTMLPVRNLQRAREFYEHCLGLGPGELRPDGKVVYRCGGARLALFPKEEGTKAEHTAVSFEVSDIAASVRELEAHGVRFEDYDLPGLKTSDHVCVLGAEKAAWFKDTEGNYLCLHEDLS
- a CDS encoding ANTAR domain-containing protein, with protein sequence MMASKVIVAGPDLRALEALTRDMQDVGIHVLGADDGCNLVRECIRLAPEALVWWEDWLTVRSLDHLRLLAQTHPLPTLVYTLEDDVRRLEAAVEAGVQGYVVNGYASARLRSDLAAACARFRREHALLRALEELSHKHEERKLIDRAKGVLMRATQMSEEEAFRWLRTASMRQHRRVGQVSRVLVEAAARAHAINRAGLLRMLSQRYVLVSAAGCAGACVVAQGALQTVTDTVAQVLSELQRSEVVHPYGDLVGAAAEQWARVVAVQGQGADHWSELDEAAERLLEAAERLTGCLEAAWPEGRLNVVNLCARQRMLAQRYGKHMALAALGHTDAVAAAAAAAPTRAQFEAALEALRHTPLTSERVRELLAQAARTWRVLLAACHGSPPAWDGLMGAADELVCVFDALTQQYEQEVHRLIG
- the rsxB gene encoding electron transport complex subunit RsxB, yielding MNTLRVEEIDALLPQTQCTRCGYPDCRSYAEAIAAGEADINRCPPGGAEGIERLARLTGLAARPLDPACGAEGPRAVAVIDEAWCIGCTLCIKACPVDCIVGTHKRMHTVVEQWCTGCELCIPVCPVDCITLRVETPGRTGWQAWSPEQAAQARERYDFHRLRVERDRREHEERLAAKADAKLADLAAASTITDPQTLQRKRSIIEAAMARARARRAG
- a CDS encoding MFS transporter; the protein is MARPTNFLSSGHWPTLFASFLYFDFCFAVWVLNGAMGPFIGESFGLSAAQKGFMVSVPILAGALMRFPLGVLAQYIGRKNAAMVEMGLIVAALTYGYFFVDSYDSVLAMGVLLGIAGASFGVALSLGSGWYPPRYKGLAMGLAGAGNSGTVLAVLFAPPLATLYGWQTVYGIAALTMLVPMSVMWQCAKEPPDREHQTLRQHLACLLEKDGWIFSLIYAVTFGGFIGLASFLPTYFHDQFGVSKVEAGQLTMLATLMGSVVRVLGGHLSDRVGGVRTLSAVLIGVAVSLLLCGWAGDSVWLATGLFMACFAALGAGNGAVFQLVPLRWPTTTAVAGSMIGEIGALGGGFVPNAMGLSKQYGGSYLWGFAAFALATVTMLLVLWRAQKRWTASWIDQGGKARTPLPAASRPGPATPVHAPVPHGPAVTAAGAPVGVVNAVPKTRPLASQPGAWR
- a CDS encoding polyhydroxyalkanoate depolymerase, with product MLYQLYETQRALISPFAEFANASAKLYSHPLSPFTHVPLADRIAAGFDLMHRLSKEYEKPEFGITSVKVDGVEVAVQEQVAVSKPFCKLKRFKRFTDNVEALAKMKRQPTVLVVAPLSGHHATLLRDTVGMLLTGHKVYITDWVDARMVPVSEGPFHLDDYVEYVQEFIRHIGPHVHVMSVCQPTVPVLAAISLMASRGEQTPRTMTMMGGPIDARKSPTAVNNLAMTRSYEWFESNLIYRVPPNYPGAGRRVYPGFLQYTGFVAMNPDRHLSSHYDYFLDLVRGDEDSVEAHRRFYDEYNAVLDMPAEYYLDTIKTVFQDFALVNGTWRVRGELVRPQDIKTTALLTIEGELDDISGAGQTRAAHDLCTGIPKKEQPHYTVEGAGHYGIFSGRRWREKVYPVVREFIARHEK
- a CDS encoding cell division protein ZapA, with product MKQIEVTIMGQSYILACPEGGEAALLEAVNVVDREMCAIRDAGKVKARERIAVLAALNIAYELAEKQPLAPAVNAAVLQDDRGSAPGSSTDLHGLIRRLDEALGQDGQLI
- the nth gene encoding endonuclease III — translated: MKTEDIEPFFATLKAANPQPASELEYSSVFELLTAVLLSAQATDAGVNKATRRLFPVANTPAKILALGYEGLCEHIKTIGLYRNKAKHLLDTCRILLERHGAEVPRTREELEALPGVGRKTANVVLNVAFGEPTMAVDTHIFRVSNRTGLAPGKNPLEVELELLRRVPAHYLPDAHHWLILHGRYVCVARKPLCWKCQVAKYCDFEPKTAPPGG